In Corynebacterium frankenforstense DSM 45800, the DNA window GATCAGCGTCGTCGGCTCGGCGAGCACGTCCTCGCCGACGGTGAGGATCTCCGCGTCCGTTCCGCCGGCGGCGGCGATCTCGCGGGCGTCGCGCTCGAGCTCCTCGGCCACGCTGGTGCCCTTCATGGCGACCATCGCGCCGCCGCGCTTGGCCAGGGGCAGCGACCAGCGGGTCAGCTTGCCCAGCGGGGCCACGGCGCGGGAGGTGACCACGTCGGCGGCCGGCAGGGCCCGCCGGATGTTCTTCTCCTCGGCGCGACCGCGCGCGACGGTGACGTTGTCCAGGGAGAGCTCGCGGACGACGTCGTGAAGGAAGTTGGACCGCTTCAGCAGCGGCTCGAGCAGCACGATCTTCAGGTCGGGCCGGGCGATGGCCAACGGGATGCCCGGCAGGCCGGCGCCGGAGCCGACGTCGGTCACGCGCGCGCCGGACTCGATGGCCTCGCCGGCCACCGCGCAGTTGAGGATGTGCCGCGACCAGAGGCGCGGGACCTCGCGCGGGCCGATGAAGCCGCGCTCGGAGCCGGTGGTCGCCAGCATCCGGTGGTACTCGCGGGCCGTATCGAGGCGGTCGCCGAAGACGCGGGCGGCCGCCCGCGCCAGGTCACCGGTCAGGGTGTCGGCGGCGTCGGTGCCGTCGTCCGCGGCGGCGCCCCTGGCGTCGCCGGCGGTCTCGGGGGACTGGCTCACCGCTTGCCGCCCTTCTTGCCCTTGTTCTTGTTCTTCTTCTTGCCGCCCTTGGCGTTCTGCGGCTTCTGGCCGGGCTTCGGCTTGCTGGCCGCGCCCGCGTTACCGGCGTTTCCGGCCTTGGGGGCGTCGGTCTTGGTGGCGGTGTTCGCGGCCGCGTCGTTCGCCTTGGCCGCGCCCTTGCCCTTGTTGCGCTTCGGCTTCTGGCCGGGCTTCGGGGCGGTGGCGCGCTTGGCCTCCAGTGCGGCGGCCTCCTCGGCCTCCTCCTCGGCGTCGACCTTGGCGAAGATGTAGCGCTGCTGGAAGAAGGTCCAGATGTTGTTGGCCACCATGTAGAACAGCAGGCCGATGTGCCAGATGAAGCCGGTGAACAGGATGGTGCCCGGCATGACCCACATCATCATCTTGGACATCATCTGGGTCTGCATCGCGGCCATGTCGTTGCTCGGCGCGGCGGTCTTGCCGGACTCGCGGCGGCGGTTCATGCGCTCGACGGACTGGCGGGCGTTGAAGTGCGTGGCCAGCACAATGATGACGATCAGCGGCGCGGCGACGGCGATGATCATCCCGCGCGACAGGGACTCGGAGTCCGGGAACGCGGCG includes these proteins:
- the rsmG gene encoding 16S rRNA (guanine(527)-N(7))-methyltransferase RsmG, with translation MLATTGSERGFIGPREVPRLWSRHILNCAVAGEAIESGARVTDVGSGAGLPGIPLAIARPDLKIVLLEPLLKRSNFLHDVVRELSLDNVTVARGRAEEKNIRRALPAADVVTSRAVAPLGKLTRWSLPLAKRGGAMVAMKGTSVAEELERDAREIAAAGGTDAEILTVGEDVLAEPTTLIRIVRGTDRVH
- the yidC gene encoding membrane protein insertase YidC, which encodes MLNFIYWPISAVLWFWHKIFAFPFGADSAVSWILAIIFLTFTLRILLFKPMLNQMRSSLKMQKMAPKMQAIREKYKNDQQKMMEETRKVQKEMGVNPVAGCLPVLAQMPVFIGLFHVLRSFNRTGDQAGGLGLSPEENANIPNYIFGVDEVQSFLGAKLFGVPLSAYISMPQDMYAAFPDSESLSRGMIIAVAAPLIVIIVLATHFNARQSVERMNRRRESGKTAAPSNDMAAMQTQMMSKMMMWVMPGTILFTGFIWHIGLLFYMVANNIWTFFQQRYIFAKVDAEEEAEEAAALEAKRATAPKPGQKPKRNKGKGAAKANDAAANTATKTDAPKAGNAGNAGAASKPKPGQKPQNAKGGKKKNKNKGKKGGKR